A genomic window from Planococcus rifietoensis includes:
- the glyA gene encoding serine hydroxymethyltransferase, with amino-acid sequence MELIKAQDQAVYEAMNAEKERQEANIELIASENFVSQAVMDAQGSVLTNKYAEGYPGKRYYGGCEFVDVVENIARDRLKEIFGAEHANVQPHSGSQANMAVYTAMLEQGDTVLGMNLNHGGHLTHGSKVNFSGMQYNFVEYGVDKDTQLLDYEAVRQAALEHKPKMIVAGASAYSRTLDFAKFREIADEVGAYLMVDMAHIAGLVATGAHPNPVPHAHFVTSTTHKTLRGPRGGLILCKEEFAKKIDKIIFPGIQGGPLMHVIAAKAVAFGEAQQPEFKDYIDQVVKNANVLADSLTAEGVDIVSGGTDNHLLLLDLRSLNLTGKVAEHVLDEVGITTNKNTIPFDPESPFVTSGIRLGTAAVTSRGFKEEEMKEIASIMALLLKNPEDEAVKKEAADRTAKLTAAHPLYK; translated from the coding sequence ATGGAATTGATTAAGGCGCAGGATCAGGCAGTATACGAAGCAATGAACGCGGAAAAAGAACGCCAAGAAGCGAATATCGAATTGATCGCATCGGAAAACTTTGTATCCCAGGCAGTTATGGATGCACAAGGGTCCGTGTTGACCAATAAATACGCAGAAGGCTATCCGGGCAAACGCTATTACGGCGGTTGTGAATTTGTAGATGTAGTGGAAAATATCGCACGCGACCGCTTGAAAGAAATTTTTGGCGCAGAGCATGCAAACGTCCAGCCTCACTCCGGTTCACAGGCGAATATGGCTGTCTACACAGCGATGCTTGAACAAGGCGATACAGTCCTTGGCATGAACTTGAACCACGGTGGGCATTTGACGCACGGCAGCAAAGTCAACTTCAGCGGCATGCAGTATAATTTCGTTGAATACGGCGTCGATAAAGATACGCAATTGCTTGATTACGAAGCAGTTCGCCAGGCAGCTCTTGAGCACAAGCCGAAAATGATCGTTGCTGGTGCCAGTGCCTATTCCCGCACATTGGATTTTGCGAAATTCCGTGAAATCGCTGATGAAGTCGGCGCATACTTGATGGTCGACATGGCGCATATCGCAGGGCTTGTCGCAACCGGTGCACATCCAAACCCAGTGCCTCATGCACATTTTGTTACTTCCACTACCCATAAAACATTGCGCGGCCCACGCGGCGGCTTGATTCTTTGCAAAGAAGAATTTGCGAAAAAGATCGACAAAATTATTTTCCCTGGCATCCAGGGCGGCCCGTTGATGCACGTCATTGCGGCGAAAGCCGTTGCTTTCGGCGAAGCACAGCAGCCGGAATTCAAAGATTATATCGACCAGGTAGTCAAAAACGCGAATGTCTTGGCTGATAGCTTAACGGCTGAAGGCGTCGATATCGTTTCTGGCGGCACAGACAACCACTTGTTGCTGCTTGATCTCCGTTCACTCAACTTGACGGGCAAAGTAGCGGAACATGTGTTGGATGAAGTCGGCATCACGACCAATAAAAACACCATCCCATTCGATCCGGAAAGCCCATTCGTCACATCTGGCATCCGTCTCGGAACAGCAGCCGTCACATCCCGTGGCTTCAAAGAAGAAGAAATGAAGGAAATCGCTTCGATCATGGCCCTTCTATTGAAAAATCCGGAAGACGAAGCTGTGAAGAAGGAAGCGGCTGACCGTACAGCGAAATTGACAGCTGCCCATCCTTTGTACAAATAA
- a CDS encoding TIGR01440 family protein: MQSLWQLQLEEVLSELEQQIAFKEGQLFVVGCSTSEVAGERIGTGGGLDIAESLFEPLRVFAERHGLFLAFQGCEHINRALTIERAAAERYGLEPVSVVPVAKAGGSMSAYAFMNMSDPVVVEEIAAHAGVDIGQTMIGMHLKRVAVPVRTSVKLIGEAIVSSATTRPKLIGGVRASYDRQVLQSREGKTDGID; this comes from the coding sequence ATGCAAAGCTTATGGCAGTTGCAGCTTGAAGAGGTTCTCAGCGAATTGGAGCAACAGATTGCATTCAAGGAAGGCCAACTATTTGTCGTCGGCTGTTCGACTTCTGAAGTGGCCGGTGAGCGCATCGGCACAGGCGGCGGGCTTGATATTGCAGAAAGCTTGTTCGAACCGTTGCGCGTGTTTGCGGAACGGCATGGATTGTTTCTGGCGTTTCAAGGCTGTGAGCATATTAACCGCGCGCTGACCATTGAGCGGGCAGCTGCCGAACGCTATGGCTTGGAACCGGTATCAGTGGTGCCGGTGGCAAAAGCCGGCGGGTCGATGAGTGCTTACGCCTTCATGAATATGAGTGACCCGGTCGTCGTCGAGGAAATTGCTGCCCACGCCGGAGTGGACATCGGGCAGACGATGATCGGCATGCATTTAAAAAGAGTCGCCGTTCCGGTGCGGACTTCTGTTAAACTAATAGGGGAAGCGATCGTATCAAGTGCGACGACACGGCCGAAATTGATCGGCGGCGTCCGTGCGAGCTATGATCGCCAGGTTCTTCAATCACGGGAGGGAAAGACAGATGGAATTGATTAA
- the rpiB gene encoding ribose 5-phosphate isomerase B gives MRIAISSDHGGNNLRKEIVNLLNELGIEYKDFGPQTDDSVDYPDYAQPVAEGVASGEFDKGILICGTGIGMSISANKVKGIRCALVHDVFSAKATREHNDSNVLAMGERVIGPGLAKEIAKTWLTTDFEGGRHENRVQKISALEN, from the coding sequence ATGAGAATAGCAATTTCATCAGACCACGGCGGCAATAATCTGCGCAAGGAGATTGTCAACCTATTGAACGAGCTGGGCATTGAATACAAAGACTTCGGTCCGCAAACGGACGACTCTGTCGACTACCCGGATTATGCACAACCGGTAGCGGAAGGTGTCGCCAGCGGAGAATTTGATAAAGGCATTTTGATTTGCGGGACAGGGATCGGCATGTCGATTTCCGCCAATAAAGTAAAAGGCATCCGCTGCGCGCTTGTCCACGATGTATTCAGCGCAAAAGCGACGCGTGAGCATAACGATTCGAATGTCTTGGCGATGGGTGAGCGTGTCATCGGGCCAGGACTCGCGAAAGAAATTGCGAAAACATGGCTGACGACTGATTTTGAAGGCGGCCGCCACGAAAACCGCGTACAGAAAATCAGCGCACTCGAAAACTAA
- a CDS encoding low molecular weight protein arginine phosphatase → MKILFVCTGNTCRSPMAEAIVHTRNMEGMEARSAGIYAGQAPLSANAQKVLSEQSIEFDHISKPLDPRDVEWAELILTMTYSHKMTLMQYYPEVATKLHTVKEFAEGTTGDVSDPYGGSLSDYRKTYQELEQLIDKMAKQLDIT, encoded by the coding sequence ATGAAGATTTTATTCGTCTGCACGGGAAATACGTGCCGCAGCCCGATGGCGGAAGCGATTGTGCACACCCGTAACATGGAAGGCATGGAAGCCCGCTCTGCAGGAATCTATGCAGGGCAAGCACCGCTGTCAGCCAATGCGCAAAAAGTATTGAGCGAGCAGTCCATCGAATTCGACCATATTTCGAAGCCGTTGGACCCGCGTGATGTGGAATGGGCGGAGCTGATCTTGACGATGACCTACTCGCACAAGATGACGCTCATGCAATACTATCCGGAAGTAGCCACAAAGCTGCACACCGTGAAGGAGTTTGCGGAAGGGACGACTGGCGATGTCAGCGATCCTTATGGCGGTTCCTTGTCGGATTACCGCAAGACGTATCAAGAGCTGGAGCAATTGATCGACAAGATGGCAAAGCAATTAGACATCACGTAA
- a CDS encoding L-threonylcarbamoyladenylate synthase yields METKTILVDEHVNNDESYAQAVDYIRGGEVVAFPTETVYGLGADAMNATAVDKIFAAKGRPTDNPLIVHVDSKETALEYVEDVPEKALQCMDAFWPGALTLILQAKPDTFASNVTAGLPTVGIRVPNHPVALNLLKRLKRPVAAPSANTSGKPSPTMAGHVYFDMDTKIPLILDGGPTQVGIESTVLDMTSAPPVILRPGQVTKEQLEEVIGTVRLSSETKGNTPKSPGMKYAHYAPAAPLYLIEHNSKLIEKAIDHIHGKKKKIAVLSREDFETADYCFPLAVDKLYDSLRKCDQTDADLILACVLPENEDAALMNRLEKAADHKWFS; encoded by the coding sequence GTGGAAACGAAAACAATTCTTGTGGATGAACATGTGAATAACGATGAAAGTTATGCACAAGCTGTGGATTATATACGTGGAGGGGAAGTCGTCGCATTTCCGACCGAAACCGTTTACGGCCTCGGTGCGGATGCGATGAATGCGACTGCTGTCGATAAAATCTTTGCAGCGAAAGGCCGCCCGACCGACAATCCATTGATCGTTCACGTGGATTCCAAAGAAACCGCCTTGGAGTATGTCGAAGATGTTCCGGAAAAAGCGCTGCAATGCATGGACGCTTTTTGGCCGGGAGCACTGACTTTGATCCTGCAGGCGAAACCGGATACCTTTGCTTCTAACGTAACAGCAGGCTTGCCGACGGTAGGCATTCGCGTGCCGAACCATCCAGTTGCGTTGAACTTATTAAAACGTTTGAAGCGGCCCGTCGCAGCTCCTAGCGCGAATACAAGCGGAAAACCGAGTCCCACTATGGCTGGGCATGTCTATTTCGACATGGACACCAAGATTCCGCTTATCTTGGACGGCGGCCCGACACAGGTCGGCATCGAATCGACGGTTCTCGATATGACGAGCGCACCGCCAGTCATTCTGCGCCCAGGGCAAGTGACGAAAGAACAATTGGAAGAAGTGATCGGGACTGTCCGTTTGTCTTCCGAGACAAAAGGCAATACACCAAAATCTCCCGGCATGAAGTATGCCCACTATGCCCCGGCTGCCCCGCTTTATTTGATCGAGCACAACAGCAAGCTCATCGAAAAAGCGATCGACCATATCCACGGCAAGAAGAAAAAAATCGCAGTGCTGAGCCGCGAAGATTTCGAGACAGCGGATTATTGCTTCCCGCTCGCTGTGGATAAGTTATACGACAGCCTTCGCAAATGTGACCAGACGGATGCTGATTTGATCCTGGCATGCGTGTTGCCTGAAAATGAAGACGCTGCACTGATGAACCGCCTGGAAAAAGCAGCGGACCATAAATGGTTCAGCTGA
- the prmC gene encoding peptide chain release factor N(5)-glutamine methyltransferase has protein sequence MNKVETLTTVEFVYEALEQATSYLKQYGREETAARILLQHELGVDYSGLVAAMRETIEERQFEAYWSNVEELVEGVPVQHLTGVEQFYGRTFQVSPAVLIPRPETEELIEETLKLKRELFGTEEVQAADIGTGSGVIAITLKCELPEAEVMATDISEEALFMAERNAETLNADVHFAKGDLAAPLAGRKWDIILSNPPYIAHHEAPSLSDTVREFEPHEALFADRDGLAAYETLAEQVPELISRPGIIALEIGSSQGAAVTELFQKALPEARVYCKKDINKHDRMVFCILE, from the coding sequence ATGAACAAAGTTGAAACCTTAACAACAGTGGAATTCGTCTATGAAGCCCTTGAGCAAGCGACAAGCTATTTAAAGCAATACGGCCGCGAAGAAACGGCTGCCCGCATTTTATTGCAGCATGAACTCGGAGTGGATTACTCCGGTTTGGTTGCGGCGATGCGCGAGACAATCGAAGAACGCCAATTTGAAGCCTATTGGTCCAATGTTGAAGAACTGGTTGAAGGCGTACCGGTCCAACATTTGACTGGCGTTGAACAGTTTTACGGGAGAACTTTCCAAGTATCTCCAGCCGTCCTCATTCCACGCCCGGAAACAGAAGAGCTGATTGAAGAAACCTTGAAGCTGAAGCGTGAGCTATTCGGCACGGAAGAAGTGCAAGCAGCGGATATCGGAACAGGAAGTGGAGTCATTGCAATCACTTTGAAATGCGAATTGCCGGAAGCGGAAGTGATGGCGACGGATATTTCGGAAGAAGCTTTGTTTATGGCTGAACGCAATGCTGAAACTTTGAATGCGGATGTCCATTTTGCAAAAGGGGATCTAGCAGCGCCGCTTGCGGGGAGAAAATGGGACATCATCCTGTCGAATCCACCGTATATCGCTCATCACGAAGCGCCAAGCTTGTCTGATACCGTTCGTGAATTCGAGCCGCATGAAGCGTTGTTCGCTGACCGTGACGGGCTTGCTGCTTATGAAACATTGGCAGAGCAGGTGCCGGAATTGATCAGCCGTCCTGGCATCATCGCGCTTGAAATCGGCAGCAGCCAAGGAGCTGCCGTAACGGAGTTATTCCAAAAAGCCTTGCCTGAAGCACGTGTCTATTGCAAAAAAGATATCAACAAACATGACCGCATGGTATTTTGTATTTTAGAGTAA
- the prfA gene encoding peptide chain release factor 1: protein MFDRLQSVEDRYDRLNEMLSDPDIVKDTNKLRDYSKEQSDLQDTVETYREYKDVQTQLADSKAMFEEKMDADMREMVKEEVAELEGRSKELEERLHILLIPKDPNDDKNVIMEIRGAAGGDEAALFAGDLFKMYSRFAEANGWKVQIMDSNPTEIGGFKELVFMVTGKGAYSKLKYENGAHRVQRVPETESGGRIHTSTATVACLPEVEEVEVDIHDNDIRVDTYASSGAGGQSVNTTMSAVRLTHLPTNIVVTCQDEKSQIKNKASAMKVLRARVYEKFQQEAQAEYDSVRKSAVGTGDRSERIRTYNFPQNRVTDHRIGLTIQKLDQILQGKMDEIVDALVIDEQSTRMESLNNEQS from the coding sequence ATGTTTGACCGTTTACAGTCTGTCGAAGACAGATACGACCGTCTCAACGAAATGTTGAGTGACCCGGATATTGTCAAAGATACCAATAAGCTGCGCGATTACTCCAAAGAACAATCCGATCTGCAGGATACTGTGGAAACTTATCGTGAATATAAGGATGTCCAGACGCAATTGGCCGATTCAAAAGCCATGTTTGAAGAAAAAATGGATGCCGATATGCGCGAAATGGTCAAAGAAGAAGTCGCAGAACTCGAAGGGCGTTCAAAAGAATTGGAAGAACGCCTCCACATCCTATTGATTCCAAAAGACCCGAACGATGATAAAAACGTTATCATGGAAATCCGCGGCGCAGCAGGCGGAGATGAAGCGGCCCTATTTGCAGGCGATTTGTTCAAGATGTATTCCCGTTTTGCCGAAGCCAACGGATGGAAAGTCCAAATCATGGACTCGAACCCAACGGAAATCGGTGGATTTAAGGAATTGGTCTTTATGGTGACCGGTAAAGGCGCTTATTCCAAGCTGAAATACGAAAACGGCGCCCACCGCGTCCAACGTGTTCCTGAAACCGAATCCGGGGGACGCATCCATACTTCGACAGCAACGGTCGCATGTTTGCCGGAAGTGGAAGAAGTGGAAGTCGATATTCACGATAACGACATCCGCGTCGATACCTATGCATCATCAGGTGCAGGGGGCCAATCGGTTAATACAACGATGTCGGCGGTGCGCTTGACGCATTTACCGACGAATATTGTCGTCACATGCCAAGATGAGAAATCCCAGATCAAAAATAAAGCGAGCGCCATGAAAGTCCTGCGCGCCCGTGTATATGAAAAATTCCAGCAAGAAGCACAAGCTGAATATGATTCCGTACGTAAATCCGCTGTCGGTACAGGTGACCGTTCAGAGCGCATCCGCACATACAACTTCCCGCAAAACCGTGTGACGGACCATCGCATCGGATTGACCATCCAGAAGCTGGATCAAATCCTGCAAGGCAAGATGGATGAAATTGTTGACGCCCTGGTGATCGATGAACAATCAACGAGGATGGAGAGTTTGAACAATGAACAAAGTTGA
- a CDS encoding thymidine kinase — MYVMKQTGWVELICGSMFSGKSEELIRRIRRAQFAKQKIAVFKPKLDNRYSEEAVVSHNGTTVIALPIGHSGEMKEYITDEFDIIAIDEAQFFDMEIVDHVQKLADHGFRVIVAGLDQDFRGVPFGPMPSLLSIAEQVTKLQAVCTVCGSPASRTQRLIDGKPAGSDDPIILVGASEAYEPRCRHHHEVPAGVTVTE, encoded by the coding sequence ATGTACGTCATGAAACAGACCGGATGGGTCGAGTTGATTTGCGGAAGCATGTTTTCCGGGAAATCGGAAGAGCTGATCCGCCGTATTCGCCGCGCGCAATTCGCCAAGCAAAAAATCGCGGTATTCAAGCCAAAACTGGATAACCGCTATAGCGAGGAAGCGGTCGTCTCCCATAACGGCACCACTGTCATCGCACTGCCAATCGGGCATTCCGGTGAGATGAAAGAATATATAACCGACGAATTTGATATCATCGCCATCGACGAAGCACAATTCTTTGATATGGAAATCGTCGACCATGTGCAAAAATTGGCCGATCATGGCTTCCGTGTGATTGTTGCAGGCCTCGACCAGGATTTCCGCGGCGTGCCGTTCGGTCCGATGCCGTCCCTATTGTCGATCGCGGAGCAAGTGACCAAATTACAGGCTGTTTGCACGGTCTGCGGATCTCCCGCAAGCCGTACGCAGCGCCTGATCGACGGCAAGCCCGCCGGTTCGGATGACCCGATCATCCTGGTCGGTGCTTCCGAAGCTTACGAACCGCGCTGCAGACATCACCACGAAGTTCCAGCCGGTGTTACGGTTACAGAATAA
- the rpmE gene encoding 50S ribosomal protein L31: protein MKTGIHPEYKKATVTCSCGNSFETGSVKENINVELCSECHPFYTGRQKFAAADGRVDRFNKKYGLKEEINN, encoded by the coding sequence ATGAAAACAGGTATTCACCCAGAGTACAAAAAAGCAACAGTGACTTGCTCATGCGGCAACTCATTCGAAACAGGTTCAGTAAAGGAAAACATCAACGTTGAGCTTTGCTCAGAATGTCATCCATTCTATACTGGACGTCAAAAATTCGCAGCTGCAGATGGCCGCGTAGACCGTTTCAACAAAAAATACGGCCTCAAAGAAGAAATCAACAACTAA
- the rho gene encoding transcription termination factor Rho: MATMTISALENMTLKELYNLAKEYKLNNYSKLTKKELIFAILKTRAEQEGFFFMEGVLEIIQSEGFGFLRPINYSPSSQDIYISASQIRRFDLRNGDKVSGKVRPPKENERYFGLLQVEAVNGEDPEVAKERVHFPGLTPLYPDRHIRLETGPEHLSTRIMDLVSPVGFGQRGLIVAPPKAGKTMLLKEIANAVTTNHPEAELIVLLIDERPEEVTDIERSVDADVVSSTFDEVPENHVKVAELVLERAMRLVEHKRDVVILMDSITRLARAYNLVIPPSGRTLSGGIDPAAFHRPKRFFGAARNIEEGGSLTILATALVDTGSRMDEVIYEEFKGTGNMELHLDRSLAERRIFPALDIRRSGTRKEELLMDPEQLDKLWTIRKTFSDSPDFTERFMKKLSHSKTNEEFFGQLPRDGKSSRAPRKTI, encoded by the coding sequence ATGGCAACGATGACAATTTCTGCATTGGAAAATATGACGCTCAAAGAGCTTTATAATCTGGCAAAAGAATACAAGCTGAACAATTACAGCAAACTGACGAAAAAAGAATTGATTTTCGCCATTTTGAAAACCCGTGCGGAACAGGAAGGCTTCTTTTTCATGGAAGGCGTCCTGGAAATCATCCAATCGGAAGGCTTCGGGTTCCTCCGCCCGATCAATTATTCACCGAGTTCACAGGACATTTATATTTCTGCTTCCCAGATCCGCCGATTCGACCTTAGAAACGGCGACAAAGTATCTGGAAAAGTGCGTCCGCCAAAAGAAAATGAACGCTATTTCGGGTTGCTTCAAGTAGAAGCCGTCAACGGCGAAGACCCGGAAGTCGCAAAAGAACGCGTCCATTTCCCAGGCTTGACGCCGCTGTACCCGGATCGCCATATCCGCCTTGAAACCGGGCCGGAACATTTATCCACACGTATCATGGATCTTGTGTCGCCGGTCGGTTTCGGCCAGCGCGGTTTGATCGTCGCACCGCCAAAAGCCGGTAAAACGATGCTGTTGAAGGAAATCGCCAATGCTGTAACGACCAATCACCCGGAAGCGGAACTGATTGTGCTGCTGATCGATGAGCGGCCGGAAGAAGTGACGGATATCGAACGCTCGGTCGACGCCGATGTGGTATCTTCGACTTTCGATGAAGTTCCTGAAAACCATGTCAAAGTAGCCGAGCTCGTTCTAGAACGCGCCATGCGCCTTGTCGAACACAAGCGCGATGTCGTCATCTTGATGGATTCGATCACACGGTTGGCACGCGCGTATAATTTGGTCATTCCGCCAAGCGGCCGTACGCTTTCCGGCGGGATCGACCCTGCCGCATTCCACCGCCCGAAACGCTTTTTCGGGGCAGCGCGCAATATCGAAGAAGGCGGCAGCTTGACGATCCTCGCGACAGCACTTGTCGATACGGGATCTCGAATGGACGAAGTCATCTACGAAGAGTTCAAGGGCACCGGCAATATGGAGCTGCATCTTGACCGCAGTTTGGCGGAACGCCGCATTTTCCCGGCGCTCGATATCCGCCGTTCAGGCACACGCAAGGAAGAATTGTTGATGGATCCGGAACAACTTGATAAACTATGGACTATCCGCAAAACCTTCTCGGATTCGCCGGACTTTACTGAGCGCTTCATGAAAAAACTCAGCCATTCGAAGACCAATGAAGAGTTTTTCGGCCAATTGCCGAGAGACGGCAAATCATCGCGCGCTCCGAGAAAGACGATTTGA
- the glpX gene encoding class II fructose-bisphosphatase: MERSLSMELVRITEAAAIASSKWMGRGLKNEADDAATEAMRTVFDTIPMRGTVVIGEGEMDEAPMLYIGEQLGSGDGPEVDVAVDPVEGTNIVAAGGWNAIAVLAIADRGNLLNAPDMYMDKIAVGPEAVGKIDINATVIDNLRAVAKAKNKDIEDVVATIIDRPRHAQIIKEIRDAGARIKLITDGDIAGAINTAFDQTGVDILFGIGGAPEGVISAVGLKCLGGEFQGKLVPQDDEERQRCLDMGLEVDKVLMMDDLVKGDDAIFAATGITDGELLRGVQLKGSFAESHTLVMRAKSGTVRFVEGRHSLKKKPDLVMKD, translated from the coding sequence ATGGAACGAAGTCTTTCGATGGAATTAGTGCGAATCACAGAAGCGGCAGCAATCGCCTCTTCAAAATGGATGGGCCGCGGCCTGAAAAATGAAGCGGACGATGCGGCAACGGAAGCAATGCGGACCGTATTCGATACGATCCCGATGCGCGGAACCGTCGTCATCGGCGAAGGCGAAATGGACGAAGCACCGATGCTCTATATCGGTGAACAACTTGGTTCAGGCGACGGCCCGGAAGTGGATGTCGCGGTCGATCCTGTAGAAGGCACGAACATTGTCGCTGCCGGCGGTTGGAATGCGATTGCCGTGTTGGCAATTGCAGACCGTGGAAATTTACTCAATGCACCGGATATGTATATGGACAAAATTGCGGTCGGCCCTGAGGCTGTCGGCAAAATTGACATCAATGCAACGGTCATCGACAATTTGCGCGCAGTCGCTAAAGCGAAAAACAAGGATATCGAAGACGTTGTTGCCACGATTATTGACCGCCCGCGTCATGCACAGATTATCAAGGAAATCCGCGATGCGGGAGCACGCATCAAATTGATTACTGACGGCGATATCGCCGGTGCGATCAATACAGCTTTTGACCAAACGGGCGTCGACATCCTATTCGGCATCGGCGGAGCTCCGGAAGGGGTTATTTCAGCAGTCGGATTGAAATGCCTCGGCGGTGAATTTCAAGGTAAGCTGGTTCCTCAAGATGACGAGGAAAGACAGCGCTGCTTAGATATGGGCCTTGAAGTCGATAAAGTATTAATGATGGATGACTTGGTCAAAGGCGACGATGCCATCTTTGCAGCGACAGGGATCACTGACGGAGAACTTCTTCGCGGCGTTCAGCTGAAAGGATCGTTTGCCGAAAGCCATACCTTGGTCATGCGTGCAAAATCCGGCACGGTTCGTTTTGTCGAAGGGCGCCACAGCCTCAAGAAAAAACCGGATCTTGTCATGAAAGATTGA
- a CDS encoding UDP-N-acetylglucosamine 1-carboxyvinyltransferase has protein sequence MDVYKIKGGKRLSGTIKVNGAKNSAVALIPASILANSPVSIEGLPEISDVWTLKSILEEIGGSVTFEDGVMQIDPTEMVDMPLPNGNVKKLRASYYMMGAMLGRFKHAAIGLPGGCFLGPRPIDQHIKGFEALGAKVTNEHGAIYLRADELRGAKIYLDVVSVGATINIMLAAVRAKGQTVIENAAKEPEIIDVATLLTNMGAKIKGAGTNVIRIEGVDELHGTNHTIIPDRIEAGTFMIMAAAAGDGVTIDNVIPFHMEALTAKLREMGVEVQEDEESIHIPKTENLQPIDVKTLVYPGFATDLQQPFSVLMTQAHGSSMITDTIYSARFKHIDELRRMNAVGRVEGRAAIITGPTPLNAATVVASDLRAGAALVIAGLLAEGETEVREIYHIERGYSNIIEKLRGLGADIRRETIDPVASGKSDLSSDVN, from the coding sequence ATGGACGTTTATAAAATTAAAGGCGGCAAACGCCTGTCCGGAACGATTAAAGTTAACGGTGCTAAAAACAGCGCCGTGGCTTTGATCCCGGCTTCGATACTGGCGAATTCACCAGTATCGATTGAAGGTTTGCCAGAAATATCCGATGTTTGGACATTAAAAAGTATTTTGGAAGAAATTGGAGGATCCGTCACATTCGAAGACGGCGTCATGCAAATCGACCCGACTGAAATGGTCGACATGCCGCTGCCAAACGGCAACGTCAAGAAATTGCGGGCTTCTTACTATATGATGGGCGCGATGCTTGGTCGTTTCAAGCACGCAGCGATCGGCCTTCCAGGAGGTTGTTTCCTCGGGCCGCGCCCGATCGACCAGCATATTAAAGGCTTCGAAGCGCTTGGTGCAAAAGTGACCAACGAGCACGGAGCGATTTATTTGCGTGCTGACGAACTGCGCGGTGCGAAAATCTACCTCGACGTCGTTAGCGTAGGCGCAACCATCAATATCATGCTCGCTGCCGTGCGCGCGAAAGGGCAGACGGTCATCGAGAATGCGGCGAAAGAGCCGGAAATCATTGACGTCGCGACGCTCTTGACCAATATGGGCGCGAAAATCAAAGGCGCTGGCACCAACGTGATCCGCATCGAAGGCGTAGATGAATTGCACGGCACCAACCATACGATCATTCCTGACCGCATCGAAGCGGGTACATTCATGATCATGGCTGCTGCAGCCGGCGACGGCGTGACGATCGATAACGTCATTCCTTTCCATATGGAAGCCTTGACTGCGAAGCTTCGTGAAATGGGCGTCGAAGTTCAGGAAGATGAAGAATCGATCCATATCCCGAAAACTGAGAATTTGCAGCCGATTGACGTGAAGACTTTGGTTTATCCAGGATTTGCGACCGATCTCCAGCAGCCGTTCTCGGTCTTGATGACACAAGCTCACGGATCTTCCATGATCACCGACACCATTTATTCAGCGCGCTTCAAACATATCGATGAGCTGCGCCGCATGAATGCGGTTGGGCGTGTCGAAGGGCGCGCGGCCATCATCACTGGGCCGACTCCGTTGAATGCAGCGACTGTGGTCGCTTCCGATCTGCGCGCAGGAGCAGCACTTGTCATCGCCGGCTTATTAGCAGAAGGCGAAACGGAAGTGCGTGAGATCTATCACATCGAACGCGGCTACTCGAACATCATCGAAAAGCTGCGAGGCCTTGGGGCTGACATTCGCCGAGAAACGATCGATCCCGTGGCGAGTGGGAAGTCCGACCTCAGTTCCGACGTGAATTGA